A window of Pseudomonas alcaliphila JAB1 genomic DNA:
CTGGCCAATCTGGAGAAAGCCAAGCTGCGCGGCGCCAATCTCACCCGCGCCAGCCTGCAACAGAGCAACCTGCGCCTGGCCGACCTGTCCGGCGCCAGCCTGGTGGCCATCGGCGGTTGGGGCCTGTTCGCCCAGGCTGCCGAGTTCGAAGGAGCCGACATGCGCGCCGCCAACCTGGAGTTCGCCCGCCTCTCCGGGGCCAAGCTGCACAACGTCCAGCTGCAGGCGGCCAATCTGGAAATGACCTGGCTGAGCAAGGCAGATCTCAAAGGCGCGCATCTTGAAGATGCCAACCTGCAAGAGGTGAAACTCGGCGGTTCCAACCTGGAAAACGCCAACCTCAGCGGCGCCCGTACCCGCTTCGGCAACTTTCAGGACGCCAACATGCCCGGCTGCGTAGCCTGCCCCAAGGGCTGGGACTGATTCCCCGCGTAGGGTGGGCCGGGCGGTGATCCGCTTCAGCCCACCAAAAGCAAGCACGATAAACGCCGATCCGCGTTCTGGCGGGTTGCACCCGCCCTACGCCGCTCAACGCTCTCCCCCGTAGGAGCGGCTTCAGCCGCGATGCGCTCATGAACATCGCGGCTAAAGCCGCTCCTACATTTCACGCGAGCACCAGATCCAACACCTCACACCAAAAACCTCGCTCTCCCGCCCGACAGCAAAACAACCTGAACCATGCCCACACAGGGCAATCCCTTCTTAGGAACAGCCAGATCGAGGCGGCAGCGTCCAGGCCGCCATCAGTCATTGCCCAAGAGGGACCTGCCGTGACCACCACCACTGCAACGCCACACGCCTACCCCAACATCCTCAGCCCCCTGCATGCCACCTTGCTGTGCGGCCAGGTGCCGCTGTTTCTCGGCGCCCTGCTCGCCGACATCGCCTACTACCGCAGCTACCAGATCCAGTGGAGCAACTTCGCCTCCTGGCTGATCGCCGGTGCCCTGGTATTCGCCGGCCTGGCGCTGCTGTTCGCCCTCGTCGGGCTGTTCCGTGCACGTGGCAGCTCGCGCCCGCTCACCTACTTCCTGCTGCTCCTGGTCACCTGGGTGCTGGGTTTCATCAATGCGCTGGAGCACGCCAAGGACGCCTGGGCCGTGATGCCCATGGGTCTGGCCCTGTCGGTGATCGTTACCCTGCTGGCCATCGCCGCCACCTGGATCGGCCTGACCCAGCCACGCACAGGAGACGCCCGATGAAAACTGCCATCGCACTGACCGCCCTGCCCCTGGCCCTGCTGCTTACCGCCTGCGGCGAAGAGCCCGGCAGCAAACAGCAGTTCTACGGCGCCCAGCCGGACTTGCCCGAGCCCGAACGCGGCATCCTGCCAAGCATGACCATCGCCGAGCCGACGCCCTGGGGCGATCAGCGACCGACCGTGCCTGAAGGCTTCAGCGTCAGCGCCATCGCCACCGACCTGAAAATCCCCCGGCAAACCCTGGTGCTGCCGAACGGCGACATCCTCGTCGCCGAAGGCCGTGGCGGTAACGCAGCCAAGCTCAAGCCCAAGGACGTGATCGCCGGCGTGATCAAGGCACGCGGCAACACCACGGTGGAAAGCGGCAACCGCCTGACCCTGCTGCGCGACGCCGATGGCGACGGCAGCTACGAGCTGCAGACGGTGTTCGCCGACGATCTCAACGCGCCCTACGGCCTGGCCCTGCACGAGGGCAACCTCTACGTGGCCAACCAGGACGAGCTGGTGCGCTTCGACTACGAAGAGGGCCAGACCAAGGCCAGCGGCTCGCCAAGCAAGGTCGCCGACCTGCCGTCGGAGATCAATCACCACTGGACCAAGGCGCTGACCATCAGCGAAGACGGCCGCTACCTGTACGTCGGCATCGGCTCCAACAGCAACATCACCGAACGCGGCATGGAGGCCGAAGTCGACCGCGCCCTGGTCTGGCAGGTGGACGCCGAAACCGGCGCCTACAAGCCCTATGCCACCGGCCTGCGCAACCCCACCGCACTGGCCATCCAGCCGAGCACCGGCACCTTGTGGGCGGTGGTCAACGAGCGTGATGAACTGGGCGAAGACCTGGTGCCCGACTACCTCACCTCGGTGCAGGAAGGCGGCTTCTATGGCTGGCCCTACAGCTACTTCGGCCAGCACGTCGACCCACGGGTGAAGCCGCAGGATGAGGAAAAGGTGGCCAGCGCCATCGCCCCGGACTACGCCCTCGGCGCCCACGTTGCCGCGCTAGGCCTGGACTTCTCCAGTGAAGTGATGGGCGAGCAATACGCCGATGGCGTGTTCGTCGGCGAGCACGGCAGCTGGAACCGCAAGAACCCGGTGGGCTACAAGGTGATCTTCGTGCCCTTCGAAAACGGCCGCCCTGCAGGCGACCCCATCGACTTCGTCACCGGCTTTCGCGATGAAGACGGCAAAACCCGTGGCCGCCCGGTGGGCGTGACGGTCGATCCGCGCGGCGCGCTGATCGTGGCGGATGATCTGGCCAATACGGTTTGGCGGGTAGTGCGGGAAGATAGCGAGTGAGACTGAGGAAAGCGGCATATGGCTCCCACGCTCCGCGTGGGAGATAGCCCGTGACGCTCTGCGTCGCCAGCGGCTGCATACGCGCCACGATCTACAAGCGGACGCGGAGCGTCGAGGGCTGCATTACCACGCAGAGCGTGGGAACGATCAAAACAATATGCCGACGGCGTATTCGTCGGCGAGCACGGCAGCTGGAACCGCAAGAACCCGGTGGGCTACAAGGTAATCTTCGTGCCCTTCGAAAATGGCCGCCCTTCAGGCGACCCAATCGACTTCGTCACCGGCTTTCGCACTGAAGACGGCAAGAATCGCGGCCGCCCGGTAGGCGTCACGGTCGATCCGAGCGGCGCACTGATCGTGGCAGATGATCTGGCGAATACGGTTTGGCGAGTGGTGCGCGAAGGTAGCGAGTGAGACTGAGGGAAGCGACATATGGCTCCCACGCTCTGCGTGGGAGCTAACCCGCGACGCTCTGCGCCGCCAGCGGATGCATATGCGCCACGGCCTACAAGCGGACGCGGAGCGTCGAGGGCTGCATTCCCACGCAGAGCGTGGGGACGATCAATATCGGGGAAGACTCATTCGAACAGCTTCCCGCAATAAGCAATCCCTCTGCCCAGATCTACTCTCGAAACTCTGCCAGCCAGTGCAAACGGCACCTATCACGAAACACTCTTCTCGATCTCCGCGATGGCATTCTGATACATTTCTGCCCTTTCCACGGGAGGGAACTATGAAGAAAGCATTGCTGATCACCATTGTGGGCGCTGTCATGGCGTCAGGGTGCACTATCCGCGTAGCCGATATGACAGTTGGCAGCACGAAAAACTACAACCTTAACTCTGCCAATTTCGTCAAAGGCGCACGCGTAGTTGGCGAAGACAAATACCCGGTTATCCTTTTTCCAACAGGCATACCGAACATGAAAACCGCAATCGATAAGGCTATCGAAAAAGACAAGTGCGCTGTCGGTCTGAGCGACCTTGTTATCAGCCAGCTCAACCACTCGTTCCTCATTGGGACAATCGGTATTCGCGCCGAAGGAAACTTGATCATCGACGCCAGCCAACCCGGCTGTACTAAGCGCGTGTAATCGGCGGCAGATAGCCCTGCTTGGCAGGGCTATCCAGATGGCTATGTCCTCACAAATCGCTTGCCTACGAAGCGTTCCACCAACTCACAACCAAACCGCATCCCACAGCGGATAATCCCCAACCCGCCTCACCAACCTCGCCCGCAACGGATTGGCCACCACATAACGCGCCACCGCCTGCACATCCTCTTCGCGGCGCAGGGCGTGGTCGTGATAGCCCGCCTGCCAAAGCGTACCCTCACGCCGCAGATGCCGATTGATCGTCCGAGCACTGCGACCTTTCACTCGCTGCACTACCGCCGCCAGCGATTGCTCCCGAAGCTCGACCAGCCAGTGAAAGTGATCCGGCATCACGACCCAGGCCAGGGAATTCACCCCGCCCGCCTCGACCGCCGCGCGCAGTTCGGCAACCAGCAAACGCCCGGCCATGAAATCGCCAAGCAGCGGCTCGCGCTCACGGACGACGACGGTCAGCAAATAGATACGCCCCGGCTCGGAGCAACGGCCCAGGCGCAAGGCGCGCCCGCGGTAAGGAGTAATCGTTGGCATTCCGTTGCCTCGATGAATAGGGTGTCAGGGGTATAGCACAGGGAGCGCGGCTGGTTGCCCAGGAGCCTGCACCGTTTGGTGGCGCCCCTACGGCCCATTCGCGGCTAAAGCCGCTCCTACGGTCTGCGGCCGAACGCTGATTTGCGTAGGAGCGGCTTCAGCCGCGAACCCACCCTGAATCAGGCACTCTCCAACCCCACCCTTACCACCCCACTATCAATCGCCAAATGCACCAACTCCGCCTGCGAGCTGATCTGCAGTTTGTTCTTTACCAGGGTCTGGTAGTTGGACAGGGTCTTGGCGCTGATGCACAGCTTCTCGGCGATCTGCCGGGGTGGCAGGCCACGGGCGAGCATGACGAATATTTCGAACTCGCGCTGAGTCAGTTCGCGCAAACGTGGGTCGAAGCCGTCGCCGCTGGCGGGGTTACAGGCCAGTTGAGTAGCCAGTTGCTGTTCAATATAGGCGTGGCCGGCGGCGGTGCGTTTGACCGCCTCCACCAGCACTTCCGGCGACGAGTTTTTGGTCAGGTAGCCGATGGCGCCGGCGTCCAGTGCCTGGCGTACCAGGGGCAGTTCGTCGTGCATGCTGAAGAACAGCACGCGCAGTTGTGGCAGGCGCTGACGCAGGCGGCGGGTGGTTTCCAGACCGCTGATGCCGGGCAGGCCGATATCCATGATCACCAGGTTGGGAATCTCTTCCTGCACCCGCTGCAACGCCTGTTCGCCGTCGCAGGCTTCGCGCAATTGCACCTCCGGCAACAGCGCACGCAGCAGGCTGGCGTAGCCCTGGCGCACCACGGCGTGGTCATCTACCAGCAGAATCTTCATGACGTTGCCTCCAGGGGAATATTCAGGCACAGCGCCCAGCCCGCTTGTGGGCGGCTGTGCAGGCGCAGTTCGCCGCCCAGGCTGCGGCTGCGCTCGCGCATCGAGCGCAGGCCGATACCGGGGCGCAGCGGCAGTGCGGTGCCCTGGCCGTTGTCGCGCACCAGCAACCGCAGCCCTTGGCCACGGCGTTGCAGGCGAATGCGTACCTCACTGGCATCGGCATGGCGGGCGACATTGGTCAGCGCCTCCTGCACCAGGCGATAGAGATGGGCCTTGCTCGCCAGCGGTAGGCTCGGCAGGTGCTCACTCAGTTGCAGGCGGCAGCGAATGCCTTGCGCCTGCTGCCAGTCAGCAGCCAGTTGTTGCAGCGCCGGGCCAAGCTCCAGGCGCTCCAGCACCACCGGATAGAGGTCGCGAATCAGGCTGCGAAAGCCCTGCTGCAGGCGCTCGCAGTTGTCGTCGAGCAGGCGCGCGGTGTCCTGCACCTGCTGCGGCCGGTCGGCAATTACCTTGAGCAGGCAGGCCTGGGCGCGAATGCCGCTGAGGTATTGGCCGAGGTCGTCATGCAGGGTCTGACCGAGGCGCGTGCGTTCGCGCTCCTGCAACTCCAGCAGCGCCTGGGTCAGCTCGGCGTTGTCCGCCTGCACCTGTTGCAGGGTAATGGCCATCTCGTTGAAGTGCGCCGCCAGGTGCTTGGCCTCGGCCAGGCCGTGGTCACGCAAACGGGTATCGAAGTGGCCGGCGCCAACTTCACGCAGGCCGGCGAGCAGCTCGTCCAGCACACGCCGAGCCCGCTGCACGGCAAAGCGAATGGTCAGCAGGCAGAGGATCAGGGCGAAGGCGCTGAGCAGCAGCAGTTGCAGCAGCGAGTCCTGGATTTCCTCGATTTCATCATAGGGATCGAGGGCGATACGCAACTCGCGGCCATCCTCCAGCGGCCAGGCATCGGCCACCAGTGACGCCGAGCCCAACAGGCGTTCGGCGATCCAGTGCTCGATGAGGCTTTCGGTCTGCTGTTCGGGCTCTTCGCCCGGGCGCAGCCAGCTCACGCGGATATGCCGCAGGTTCTCGGTCAGCTCCGGGCGCAGGCTGGCCGGGTTGTTGCGCGCCACTTCGCCCAGGTACTCGACCACCGCCTCGGCCGCCAGCAGCTCGCGGCGTACGTCGTGGCCGGCCTGGCGCAGCAGCAGCGCCAGCCCGGCCAGGGTCACCAGCACGAACAGCAGGCTGACGCCGAGGTTGATGCGGCCGAGGGCGGTCATCTACTTGACCACGCTACTTGACAACAAAATGGCCGAGCATGCCCTTGCCTTCCAGGCCCTTGGCGTAGAAGCGGTATTTGCCCGGCTTGACCGGCAGGAAGAAGATCTCCGCCTCGCCGGCGTCCTCGAACTCCAGCTCGGTAAGGGTCACCGCCTTGATCTCCACGCCGCCAGCCTCGACCTTGCGCAGGTAGATGGCGGTGGCGAACTCCGGCGCCTGGAAGGCGTATTCCTTCTGCCCGCTGGCGATGATCTTGAGCTGGTAGGCCTGGCCGGTCTGCAGCTGGTACTCGGTCTGCGACATGAAGTAGTCGCTGTCGTCGTTACCCAGCACCAGATCGGGCAGCGCCACCGGGCGCCGAGTCATGTCGCCAGCGGCATGCAGTTGATCGACACCGAGCAGGCTGATGATCAGCAACAGCGGCAGTAGCAGGGCCTTGAAAATACGCATGGCGTTCACCTGTTCTTGTTATTGGACGTTGACTGCCATGCTAGGAAGTAAAGGCCCGCACCGGGTTACTACCTTGGTATTGCCCAGCTGGTACTTTGGGCAGATTTCCCGCCAGATCCGGGCCCAATGCCCATCGCCCCTGCTCTACCCGCCACCATCGGCGCATCCATCCGCCACCATCGAACTAAATACCGCACGTACCCGGCTTGTTAGCCTGACTCATCGCTTTCACCCTCTTGGAATACCGCCATGCGTCATCTCGCCTGCCTGCTGCTGGGCACACTGCTGAGCACGCCGCTGAGTGCCGGCGACGACGAACAGACGCGTATCGCCCGCGAGATGATCCAGGTGCTGGACGCCTATGCGGTATACAAGATGGGCGACTTCGATGAGGCCTTCGAGCGCTATCGCCAGCTCGCCGAAGCCGGTAACCGCCAGGGCATGCTCAACCTCGGCAACATGTACGCCGCCGGCCTGGGCACCGCAGCCAACCTCGAGCTGGCGTTGGCCTGGTACCGGCGCGCCGCCGATGCGGGTGACGCCATCGGCATGTACGAGGTGGCCCGCGCCCATGACCTGGGGCTGGGCACCGAGGCCGACCCGGACCAGGCGGCGCAGTGGTATCGACGTGCTGCCGAGCAGGACAACGCCGAGGCGCAGTGGAGGCTGGGTGAACGCCTGTACAAGCAAGGCCAGCACAGTGCCGGGCTGAGCTGGATACGGGCCGCGGCCAGGCAGGGAGAACATCCGCAGGCCCAGCAGTTTCTCGCCAGCCGCGAAGGCAGCCGCACCACCATCACCCCGACCGAGCACGAACGCCACGCCGCACTGGCGGCCCTCGCGACGGTCGACCAGGCAGCCCAACGCCAGGATGCCGAGGCACTGGTGACGCTGATCGACGATGACGCGCAGATCCTGGTGCGCCTGCCGCACGAGCGTAACTGGCAGCATCTGAGCAAGGCGCAGCTGCGCACGCTCTGGCAGCAGACCTTTGCCCAGGCCGACGAGTACAGCTACCAGCGCAATGAGCCCGCACTGATAAACGCAGGCGGCACTATCCTGGCCTTCTCGCTGATCCGGGAGAAGCTGAAACGCGGTGACCGGATACAGCAGCTGGAAATTCGCGAAGACGCCCAGTTACGCGTCCGCGACGGCAAGGCCAGCATCCATGGCCTGCGCCTGGATATCCGCCAACAAGGCGAGTGAAGGCCTTGAAGAACGGCCCTGAAGAGCTACGACCTTTGTACTAAGCCGGCGCGACCTTGGGCATATTTCCCGACCTGGCGACGCTTCCTATGCTGGCGACAACCTCTGCAGGAGTTGCCCCATGCACCGGATTAGTTGCCGCCTGTTGTTATGCCTCGCCGCCGCATTCGGCGTGGCGGCCGGCGCCAGCGCGAACGAGCTGCAGGTGCGCATCGGCTACCTGGCGCACCTGCCGCCGCGCGGGCCGCTGCTGTCCAACGTCATTCCCGAACCACTCGACGCCGGGCGTCGTGGCGCCGAGCTGGCCATCGCCGACAGCAACAGCACCGGGCGCTTTCTCAAACAGAGCTACAGCCTCGAGGCAGCCGAAAGCGAGGATGCGGCGACTCTACTGGCCACGGCCGATGACCTGCATGCGCAAGGCATTCGCCTTTTCGTGATCAACGCCCCCGCCGCGACCCTGCGCCAGCTCAGCCAGCGCCTGCCGGACAGCCTGCTGCTCAATGCCGGCAGCAGCGATGACGGCCTGCGTCGCGCGCAGTGCCTGGGCAACGTGCTGCACACCCTGCCCAGCCGCGCCATGCTGACTGATGCCCTGGCGCAGTTTCTCGCCGTGCGCAAATGGACGCGCTGGCTGCTGGTGACGGGCAACACCGAGGACGACCTCGCCTATGCCAATGCGCTCAAGCGCGCCGCCAAGCGTTTCGGCCACAAGATCGTCGCCGAGAAACCCTGGAGCTTCGACAACGACCAGCGCCGCAGCGCCCAGGCGGAAATGCCGCTGTTCACCCAGGCCAGCGAGTACGACGTGGTGCTGGTGGCCGACGAGCGCGGCGACTTCGGCGAATACCTGCCCTACAACACCTGGTACCCGCGCCCGGTGGCTGGCACCCAGGGCCTGACCGCGACCGCCTGGCACAAGACGGTGGAAACCTTCGGCGCCGCGCAGCTGCAGAAGCGCTTCGAGGCACTGGCCGGACGCTGGATGAACGACCGCGACTTCGCCGCCTGGATGGCCGTGCGCAGCTTGGCCACGGCCATCACCAAGCAGCGCGCCGCCGAGCCGCAGGGCATTCGCCACCTGCTGCTGAACGAACAACTGCCGCTGGACGGCTTCAAGGGGCGCAAACTGAGCTTTCGCCCGTGGAACGGCGAGCTGCGCCAGCCGATCCCGCTGGTCCATCCGCGCGCCCTGGTCAGCACCTCGCCGCAGGAGGGTTTCCTGCACCCCAGCAACGAGATGGACAGCCTCGGCTACGACCGGCCTGAGGTGAGCTGCGATCTGGCGGGAACACCTCTGTAGGAGCCGGCTTGCCGGCGATCATCGCAAGGTATCGCCCGCAAGCGGGCTCCTACAGAAAATCAGAACACCTGTGGGAGGCGCTTTAGCGGCGACTGTCGCGGCTGCGACTGCAGGGATGCAGGAGGTAGAACGAAGCAGGGTGCCCGAGTCGAAAGCCCCTCCCACAAAAACAACGGCTACCAACAACTACAACAAGAGGATCAACCCCATGCAACTGACCCGTCTTGCCTGCGCCGTCGCTTTCGGCCTGGCCTGCCACTCGGCCTTAGCCGCCACTGCCTACGTGTCCAACGAGAAGGATGACAGCATCAGCGTCATCGACCTCGACAGCCTCGAAGTCACCGCCACCCTCGACGTCGGCATGCGCCCGCGTGGGCTGCTGCTGTCTTCCGACAACAAGCTCTTGTACATCTGCGCCAGCGACTCGGACCGCGTGCAGGTGATGGACCTGGCCACGCGCAAGATCATCAAGGAGCTGCCCTCCGGCGCAGACCCCGAGCAATTCGCCCTGCACCCCAACGACCGCTGGCTGTACATCTCCAACGAGGACGACGCCCTGGTCACCGTGGTCGACACCCAGAGCGACGAGGTGCTGGCGCAGATCGAGGTGGGCGTGGAGCCCGAAGGCATGGCGGTGAGCCCGGACGGCAAGTGGGCGGTCAACACCAGCGAGACCACCAACATGCTGCACTGGATCGACACCAGCACCAATCAACTGGTGGACAACACCCTGGTCGACCAGCGCCCGCGTCACGTCGAGTTCGACAAGGACGGCAAGCGCCTGTGGGCCTCGGCCGAGATCGGCGGCACGGTGACGGTGCTGGATGTGGACTCGCGCCAGGTGCTCAAGGTGCTCAACTTCGCCATCAAGGGCGTGCACCCGGACAAGGTGCAGCCGGTGGGAGTCAAGCTCAGTGACGACGGCCGCTACGCCTTTGTCGCCCTCGGCCCGGCCAACCATGTGGCTGTGGTGGATGCCAAGAGCTACGAGGTGCTCGACTACCTCCTGGTGGGCCGGCGCGTCTGGCATATGGCCTTTACCCCGGACCAGCGGCGCCTGCTGACCACCAACGGGGTCAGCGGCGATGTGTCGGTGATCGAGGTCGACTCGCTCAAGGTGAGCAAGTCGATCAAGGTCGGCCGCTACCCCTGGGGCGTGGTGGTGACGCCATGAATGCGCTGGAGGTGAGCGGCGTCGGCTTCGCCTATGGTGCACGCCAGGCGCTGAACGACTTGGCCTTCGCGCTGGCACCCGGGCGCTTCGCCGCCCTGCTCGGCCCCAACGGCGCCGGCAAGTCCACCCTGATCGCCCTGCTCACCCGCCTCTTTGAGCTGCAGCAGGGCGATATCCAGATCTTCGGCCACAGCCTGGCCCGCGAGCCACGCCAGGCGCTGCGCCAGCTTGGCGTGGTGTTCCAGCAAAGCACCCTGGATCTGGACCTCTCGGTGCAGCAGAACCTCGCCTACCACGCCGCCCTGCACGGCATGCCGCGCCGCCAGGCGCAGGCGCGCATCGACGAAGAGCTGCTGCGCCAGGATCTCGCCGAGCGCCGTCACGACAAGGTGCGCACGCTCAACGGCGGCCACCGGCGCCGGGTGGAGATCGCCCGCGCCCTGCTGCATCAGCCGCGCCTGCTGCTGCTCGACGAGGCCAGCGCCGGACTCGATCCGGCCAGCCGCCAGGCGCTCGGCCGGCACGTACGCAACCTGTGCCGCGAACAGGGCCTGTGCGTGCTATGGACGACCCACCTGCTGGACGAGATCGAGTCCAGCGACGATCTGCTGATCCTCCATCGAGGCGA
This region includes:
- a CDS encoding sorbosone dehydrogenase family protein; this translates as MKTAIALTALPLALLLTACGEEPGSKQQFYGAQPDLPEPERGILPSMTIAEPTPWGDQRPTVPEGFSVSAIATDLKIPRQTLVLPNGDILVAEGRGGNAAKLKPKDVIAGVIKARGNTTVESGNRLTLLRDADGDGSYELQTVFADDLNAPYGLALHEGNLYVANQDELVRFDYEEGQTKASGSPSKVADLPSEINHHWTKALTISEDGRYLYVGIGSNSNITERGMEAEVDRALVWQVDAETGAYKPYATGLRNPTALAIQPSTGTLWAVVNERDELGEDLVPDYLTSVQEGGFYGWPYSYFGQHVDPRVKPQDEEKVASAIAPDYALGAHVAALGLDFSSEVMGEQYADGVFVGEHGSWNRKNPVGYKVIFVPFENGRPAGDPIDFVTGFRDEDGKTRGRPVGVTVDPRGALIVADDLANTVWRVVREDSE
- a CDS encoding ABC transporter ATP-binding protein, with the translated sequence MNALEVSGVGFAYGARQALNDLAFALAPGRFAALLGPNGAGKSTLIALLTRLFELQQGDIQIFGHSLAREPRQALRQLGVVFQQSTLDLDLSVQQNLAYHAALHGMPRRQAQARIDEELLRQDLAERRHDKVRTLNGGHRRRVEIARALLHQPRLLLLDEASAGLDPASRQALGRHVRNLCREQGLCVLWTTHLLDEIESSDDLLILHRGERVAWGKASQFGDDLAISFARLTGDEALGRGHVREALRPNLDTQARRSGFSREHPAEEPQP
- a CDS encoding ABC transporter substrate-binding protein, whose amino-acid sequence is MHRISCRLLLCLAAAFGVAAGASANELQVRIGYLAHLPPRGPLLSNVIPEPLDAGRRGAELAIADSNSTGRFLKQSYSLEAAESEDAATLLATADDLHAQGIRLFVINAPAATLRQLSQRLPDSLLLNAGSSDDGLRRAQCLGNVLHTLPSRAMLTDALAQFLAVRKWTRWLLVTGNTEDDLAYANALKRAAKRFGHKIVAEKPWSFDNDQRRSAQAEMPLFTQASEYDVVLVADERGDFGEYLPYNTWYPRPVAGTQGLTATAWHKTVETFGAAQLQKRFEALAGRWMNDRDFAAWMAVRSLATAITKQRAAEPQGIRHLLLNEQLPLDGFKGRKLSFRPWNGELRQPIPLVHPRALVSTSPQEGFLHPSNEMDSLGYDRPEVSCDLAGTPL
- a CDS encoding response regulator transcription factor, translated to MKILLVDDHAVVRQGYASLLRALLPEVQLREACDGEQALQRVQEEIPNLVIMDIGLPGISGLETTRRLRQRLPQLRVLFFSMHDELPLVRQALDAGAIGYLTKNSSPEVLVEAVKRTAAGHAYIEQQLATQLACNPASGDGFDPRLRELTQREFEIFVMLARGLPPRQIAEKLCISAKTLSNYQTLVKNKLQISSQAELVHLAIDSGVVRVGLESA
- a CDS encoding histidine kinase: MTALGRINLGVSLLFVLVTLAGLALLLRQAGHDVRRELLAAEAVVEYLGEVARNNPASLRPELTENLRHIRVSWLRPGEEPEQQTESLIEHWIAERLLGSASLVADAWPLEDGRELRIALDPYDEIEEIQDSLLQLLLLSAFALILCLLTIRFAVQRARRVLDELLAGLREVGAGHFDTRLRDHGLAEAKHLAAHFNEMAITLQQVQADNAELTQALLELQERERTRLGQTLHDDLGQYLSGIRAQACLLKVIADRPQQVQDTARLLDDNCERLQQGFRSLIRDLYPVVLERLELGPALQQLAADWQQAQGIRCRLQLSEHLPSLPLASKAHLYRLVQEALTNVARHADASEVRIRLQRRGQGLRLLVRDNGQGTALPLRPGIGLRSMRERSRSLGGELRLHSRPQAGWALCLNIPLEATS
- a CDS encoding pentapeptide repeat-containing protein, which produces MNYLPLFIPVLLLVIGSHAIGAETDNDGVPQINGCRIEPDSQCPNANLRGADLRNLDMRRMNLSGADLSGADLRHVNLDLANLEKAKLRGANLTRASLQQSNLRLADLSGASLVAIGGWGLFAQAAEFEGADMRAANLEFARLSGAKLHNVQLQAANLEMTWLSKADLKGAHLEDANLQEVKLGGSNLENANLSGARTRFGNFQDANMPGCVACPKGWD
- a CDS encoding DUF2231 domain-containing protein yields the protein MTTTTATPHAYPNILSPLHATLLCGQVPLFLGALLADIAYYRSYQIQWSNFASWLIAGALVFAGLALLFALVGLFRARGSSRPLTYFLLLLVTWVLGFINALEHAKDAWAVMPMGLALSVIVTLLAIAATWIGLTQPRTGDAR
- a CDS encoding transposase — translated: MPTITPYRGRALRLGRCSEPGRIYLLTVVVREREPLLGDFMAGRLLVAELRAAVEAGGVNSLAWVVMPDHFHWLVELREQSLAAVVQRVKGRSARTINRHLRREGTLWQAGYHDHALRREEDVQAVARYVVANPLRARLVRRVGDYPLWDAVWL
- a CDS encoding tetratricopeptide repeat protein; amino-acid sequence: MRHLACLLLGTLLSTPLSAGDDEQTRIAREMIQVLDAYAVYKMGDFDEAFERYRQLAEAGNRQGMLNLGNMYAAGLGTAANLELALAWYRRAADAGDAIGMYEVARAHDLGLGTEADPDQAAQWYRRAAEQDNAEAQWRLGERLYKQGQHSAGLSWIRAAARQGEHPQAQQFLASREGSRTTITPTEHERHAALAALATVDQAAQRQDAEALVTLIDDDAQILVRLPHERNWQHLSKAQLRTLWQQTFAQADEYSYQRNEPALINAGGTILAFSLIREKLKRGDRIQQLEIREDAQLRVRDGKASIHGLRLDIRQQGE
- a CDS encoding copper-binding protein encodes the protein MRIFKALLLPLLLIISLLGVDQLHAAGDMTRRPVALPDLVLGNDDSDYFMSQTEYQLQTGQAYQLKIIASGQKEYAFQAPEFATAIYLRKVEAGGVEIKAVTLTELEFEDAGEAEIFFLPVKPGKYRFYAKGLEGKGMLGHFVVK
- a CDS encoding YVTN family beta-propeller repeat protein → MQLTRLACAVAFGLACHSALAATAYVSNEKDDSISVIDLDSLEVTATLDVGMRPRGLLLSSDNKLLYICASDSDRVQVMDLATRKIIKELPSGADPEQFALHPNDRWLYISNEDDALVTVVDTQSDEVLAQIEVGVEPEGMAVSPDGKWAVNTSETTNMLHWIDTSTNQLVDNTLVDQRPRHVEFDKDGKRLWASAEIGGTVTVLDVDSRQVLKVLNFAIKGVHPDKVQPVGVKLSDDGRYAFVALGPANHVAVVDAKSYEVLDYLLVGRRVWHMAFTPDQRRLLTTNGVSGDVSVIEVDSLKVSKSIKVGRYPWGVVVTP